A DNA window from Spirochaetota bacterium contains the following coding sequences:
- a CDS encoding MCP four helix bundle domain-containing protein, which translates to MKLNDIPIGKRFFIIFTIITAVTIAGFVYIMTNITTQKKEVDLIYKTYLIGIEKLIEADRDAYQSSIAISQAINGLYGGRKQADGELLKAIDENLGQIKERFDAFSKLYLAAGAEKTDEFRIVEEQYAKLSDHTKTITGLLKAGDTAPALALYNGAYAVAFNELRGAMDRLTDASLKRTDHEYRDFHGKYTMSVAIAIGASIIILALLMTSGFALTRSILLPIKKAVDLSRKLATGDFRERMALAQKDEFGDMARELDRAMADLDGLVGNVAVMVANLAQAVEQIAGGNQNLSQRTSEQASALEEMASTIEEATASIQQNADNSLQAKDLSADAATRAGDGNRVVRDAVQSINEINDSGKRIAEIIKVIDDIAFQTNLLALNAAVEAARAGEQGRGFAVVAGEVRNLAQRTTSSAKDISGLITDSVNKVARGTELVNRSGEQLDRIVESIAKVNSLIAEISAASAEQKNGIEQINVAVSEMDTMTQQNAALVEETASTSEEMAAQARELRTLMDRFKISDMSRRMK; encoded by the coding sequence ATGAAACTGAATGATATACCAATAGGAAAGCGCTTTTTCATCATTTTCACAATCATCACGGCAGTGACCATCGCGGGATTTGTCTATATCATGACCAACATAACCACCCAGAAGAAAGAGGTGGACCTTATTTACAAAACATACCTGATCGGCATAGAAAAGCTCATCGAGGCGGACCGGGACGCCTACCAGTCCAGCATCGCCATAAGCCAGGCCATAAACGGGCTCTACGGGGGCCGGAAGCAGGCGGACGGGGAGCTCCTCAAGGCCATCGATGAGAACCTGGGCCAGATCAAGGAGCGATTCGACGCCTTTTCGAAGCTCTACCTGGCCGCCGGGGCCGAGAAGACCGACGAGTTCCGCATCGTCGAAGAGCAATACGCAAAACTCTCGGATCACACAAAAACGATCACCGGGCTTTTAAAAGCCGGCGATACCGCCCCCGCCCTCGCGCTGTACAACGGCGCCTACGCCGTTGCATTCAACGAACTGCGCGGCGCCATGGACCGCCTGACCGATGCCTCGCTGAAAAGGACCGACCATGAATACCGGGATTTCCACGGCAAATACACGATGAGCGTCGCCATAGCGATCGGGGCATCAATTATAATTCTGGCCCTTCTCATGACAAGCGGGTTCGCCCTGACACGGAGCATACTGCTGCCGATAAAAAAAGCGGTGGACCTTTCAAGAAAGCTCGCCACCGGGGACTTCAGGGAGCGCATGGCCCTGGCCCAGAAAGACGAGTTCGGCGACATGGCCCGCGAGCTGGACAGGGCCATGGCCGACCTGGACGGCCTCGTGGGCAACGTGGCCGTCATGGTGGCGAACCTCGCCCAGGCCGTCGAGCAGATAGCCGGGGGGAACCAGAACCTGTCCCAGCGCACCTCCGAGCAGGCTTCGGCCCTGGAGGAGATGGCCTCCACCATCGAGGAGGCGACGGCGTCGATACAGCAGAACGCCGACAACTCCCTGCAGGCGAAGGACCTCTCGGCCGACGCCGCGACGCGGGCCGGCGACGGCAACCGGGTGGTGCGCGACGCGGTGCAGTCCATCAACGAGATCAACGATTCGGGCAAGAGGATCGCCGAGATCATCAAGGTGATCGACGATATCGCCTTCCAGACCAACCTGCTGGCCCTGAACGCGGCGGTCGAGGCGGCCCGGGCCGGCGAGCAGGGCCGCGGATTCGCCGTGGTCGCCGGCGAGGTGCGGAACCTGGCCCAGCGCACCACCAGCTCGGCTAAGGACATCAGCGGCCTCATCACCGACTCCGTCAACAAGGTGGCCAGGGGGACCGAGCTCGTCAACCGGAGCGGCGAGCAGCTCGACAGGATCGTCGAGTCTATCGCGAAGGTGAATTCACTTATCGCGGAGATATCAGCCGCGAGCGCGGAGCAGAAGAACGGGATCGAGCAGATCAACGTGGCGGTCTCCGAGATGGACACCATGACGCAGCAGAACGCGGCCCTGGTGGAGGAGACGGCCTCCACCAGCGAGGAAATGGCGGCCCAGGCGCGGGAGCTCAGGACGTTGATGGACCGCTTCAAGATCAGCGACATGTCCCGCAGAATGAAATAA